A genomic window from Silene latifolia isolate original U9 population chromosome 11, ASM4854445v1, whole genome shotgun sequence includes:
- the LOC141612130 gene encoding glycosyltransferase BC10-like, producing MQTRVNSLEEAKDPTFVSRTRGLPLRLLLILLMFLVLCAIISFISLNTFKKFGFDHVVSDIKPSYDPCIVEGSGLDNWIRPFSSNLMHTMSDEELFWRASFVPRIKKYPFNRTTKIAFMFLTKGPLPLAPLWERFFKGHEGRFSIYIHSMPSYTQEFPSNSVFYRRHIPSKLAEWGKMSMCDAEKRLLANALLDISNEWFVLLSESCVPLYNFSVIHNYISRSKYSFMGAFDDPGPFGRGRYNENMAPEVNLTQWRKGSQWFEINRRLAINIVEDNIFYHKFEAFCKPHCYVDEHYFPTMLTIRAGDFIANRSITFVDWSRGGAHPATFGRGDITEDFFKKIVGKKTCKYNDQNSSLCYLFARKFAPSTLQPLLQISPAVLGF from the exons ATGCAAACAAGGGTTAATTCATTAGAAGAAGCAAAAGATCCCACCTTTGTAAGTAGAACAAGGGGTTTACCATTAAGATTACTATTAATATTGTTAATGTTCTTAGTTTTATGTGCTATAATTTCATTTATTAGTCTAAATACATTCAAAAAATTTGGGTTTGATCATGTAGTTAGTGATATTAAGCCTAGTTATGATCCatgtattgttgaaggtagtggTTTAGATAATTGGATTCGACCGTTTTCGTCGAATTTGATGCATACAATGAGTGATGAAGAGTTGTTTTGGAGAGCTTCATTTGTGCCTAGGATTAAGAAATACCCATTTAATAGAACTACTAAGATTGCATTTATGTTCTTAACCAAGGGTCCATTGCCTTTGGCTCCCCTTTGGGAGAGGTTCTTTAAGGGCCATGAAGGCCGGTTTTCGATCTATATTCACTCCATGCCAAGTTACACTCAGGAGTTTCCTTCCAATTCTGTTTTCTACAGAAGGCATATACCTAGCAAA CTGGCAGAATGGGGAAAAATGAGTATGTGCGATGCCGAGAAAAGACTTCTCGCTAATGCTTTGCTCGATATCTCAAACGAGTGGTTTGTGCTTCTTTCAGAATCTTGCGTTCCGCTCTACAACTTCAGCGTCATCCACAATTACATATCGAGATCAAAATATAGTTTTATGGGTGCTTTTGATGATCCCGGACCATTTGGAAGGGGGCGCTACAATGAGAACATGGCTCCCGAGGTTAACCTAACCCAATGGCGTAAAGGATCTCAATGGTTTGAAATTAACAGGAGATTAGCCATCAACATTGTTGAAGACAACATTTTTTACCACAAGTTTGAAGCATTCTGTAAGCCACATTGTTATGTCGATGAGCACTATTTCCCGACCATGCTTACCATCCGAGCAGGTGACTTTATAGCAAATAGGAGCATTACTTTTGTGGACTGGTCGAGAGGTGGAGCTCACCCTGCGACTTTCGGTAGAGGTGACATCACCGAGGACTTCTTCAAAAAGATTGTAGGAAAAAAAACCTGCAAGTACAATGACCAAAATTCCTCTCTGTGTTATCTCTTTGCGAGAAAATTCGCTCCAAGCACATTGCAGCCATTGTTACAAATATCACCTGCCGTTTTGGGTTTCTGA